The DNA segment TCAAAGAAAACGCAGCTCCAAAGACAGGAGACAAGACTTCTTTTGCAAAAAGTACTCGATCATATGGTTTTTTTAATGCTACTTGGAGTTGTGTACGATTTGCGGCCATTTATATAAAACTTTGAGTCAAAACGATTATAGGGTTAATTATTGATGATGATTCTAATTCTTTATTTTGTTCATCATTTAATGGTGAAACATTGTATTTATCTAAAACTTCAAAAAATAGTTTATCAGTCATCTTGACTGGTTCCTTTAATAATACAGCGTTTGCAGAGAAAAAGTCATTAATAGATTTAGGAAGCCCTTTTGATCCATAGGTGCCTTTTTTTATAATGTCTAAAATTTTCTGCATTGATAGCCTCTTTTGTTCCGTTGGGGCGTACTTTAATAATGCATTAATATTACTTATTGCCTTGTTTTCTATTGGGTTTAAATTTTTTCGAGATATACTTTTTAAATTTTCCTGATTTTTTTCTGATTTGAAAAATTCCAACCCTTGAAGCGTTTGCTCGTGGTGAAATCTTGGGAGAACAATTGCTCGCTCTTTTTCATGGGCTTTATATAATTTTACAGCCTGTAAAAAGCTTAGTTCTTTTCCTGGAATACTTTCTATTACAAGACAAAATATTCCTGGATGGTTTTCTGACTTCAAGTACATTAGAGAGCTATTTTTAGTTTCTAATTGGTATGGACTTCCTTCGTCATCGGTAAGGTTTACCTTTCTTTCAGCTGTCCTACCACATCTTGCTTTATTCGGGATTTCGTTGATTTCATTGAAACGCTTTGGAAATTTCTTTTTGAATTCTCGTAATTCAGTCAAATATTCTAGTATTTCATTTTGTTCCTTTACAATATGATTGCCAAATAATGCACTGTCCCCTTTTTCTTCTAAGAGGGAAAATATTTTGTTATCCTCTCCAAATGCTGTATGGAATGATTGAAGTTTTCTTAAAGCATTATTTACAAGCTTTATTTGGTCATCTCCATGTGCTGATGGATAGAAGTTATAAACAAATATTTGTTTAGCTCTCGATCCAATTCTATTAACACGACCTATCCGTTGCATTAACCGGGTAGCATTCCAAGGCACATCATAATTCACAATTGTATTGCTTCTATGTAGGTTTATACCTTCTGCCAAGACTTCAGTCGTTATAACTATATCGTAGTCGTTTTTCCATTTTTCTTCCTCAAGGTTAGCGTCAAAATTCAATCGCAACACATTGTCTGCTGTTTTTCTATTTCCTGCATTAACGGCGAGTATTTTATAGGAGAAATTTGCTATGAGATGATCAGTAAGTTTTTCTGCCGTTTCCTTTGATTCAGTAAATATTACCAACTTTCCACTTTGATTCTTTCCTTTTTGAAAAAAGATATTCTTCACAGATTTTAAGAACCTATCAAGTTTCGGATCTTTATCTATCTTACTCCATCGATTAACCAAATCATCAACTCTTTCCTTGTCCATGAGGAGATTCGAAAAGAATTTTTCATCAAATGCACTAGAGGAAAACTCTTTGTTATTTCCGCCTTTTTTCTCATTTGCAGCGATGATCTTGGCTTCAATATCATCATAGCTGTATCCTTCCTCTAGAAGTTTATTTATATCTAAAGAAGGCGCAATAAAAATCCTATCATTCTCAAACATACTAATCATATTATTGATAGCTGTTTGAAAACGACTAATAGATTGAGTAAAGGCGTAAAAACTACTTTCTAGGCGCTTAACAAGAAGTGTCTTCATGATTGCGCTTAACCTTCCAGATATGGATTTTACATTACCAAATACATTTCGATCATCTTCGTCAATTAGGAACTCAATCGCTCGATATCGATAATATCCCAATCCGCTCCTTTCATTACCATGTTCATCTAAACCTGTTATTAACGAAACTGTATCATTAAATAAAGTTGCCAGGGAACCATCCAATTCATATTCTATAGCTATAGGATCACCTAGTGTAGGGAAAATAATGCCTTGACTATCCAAATCTTCCTTGTAAGCAGGATCATTTTCAATATCGGTACGCGTACGACGGATTACAAGAGGCTCAATAATGTCATCCCTTAATTTCTGAAATACTTCTTTAAGCTTTTTTATGTTAAGCTTTTTCTCAGATGCCAGCTTTTTATATTGCTCATTTAATGGCTTAAAATAGTCCTGTAGATTCCTAATATTTTCAAGAGTACTATTTCTTTTGTCCTGAAATAAATATAATTGATTTTCGATATCCTGCGGCCTGTTATTTAACGGGGTTGCAGAAATCAGTATTACCTTTTTACGATTATCTCCATTTTCAGAAGGCCTGATTCTTGGTTTTTTACATATTTGCTGCAATGCAATATACATTTCAGTATAATCATTTCTAAACTTGTGAGATTCATCCACTATAACAAGGTCGAATTTATCTGCAGTAGAATAAGTATAATCTTCCTCATTCAAAATTCTATTGAGACTTCCTAAAGTGATAAATTCAAAATGATTCTTTATTTGAAAATCTTCCGCTGTTCTTCTCCAATTTGCTTCTAATGCAGGAGGAAGTACAATTAATACACGGGTATGTGTGCCGTTTTCATAAATAAACTTTTTGATGACCATACAAGCTATAATAGTTTTACCCAAGCCCACCACATCAGCAAGTATAAATCCATTATGTTTCATCATAATGGCGTACCCTTGATTTGCTGCATCAGATTGGTACTTCAGTCTCATGAATTTTTCAGGCAGTAATAAATCGATATTATATGGATCGTATTCTACCCTCTTTCCAAAGTATTCAATGAGCATTTTAATGTACAGTTCAAAAGGCGTAAAGTCATCCTTAAGGTAGGTCTTCTTTTTTATAGCTTCTGCGTCAGCATGCAGTATAGGAACGGACTCAATCCATAGTCTGTTAAATTCATCTGTGGCAAATTTGACATCTCCATAGTCCCGAAGAGCGACATTAAATTCGTAATTTGATTCTGGGTGTGCCCCTAAACCCGCATCAGTTAAATTAGATGACCCGGTAATTACCTCGCAAGCGGTGTATTCGTTAAATTTTTCAGGACGAAATATGTAGACTTTCGCATGTATTTTTTTACTTGGATGAGCGCGCAATTCGATTTTACCATCGATAAGGTCTTGGATAAACTGAATTATTCCGTTCTCTGTAATTTCATCATAATTTGCATCTTGAATATTTTTAACAAGTTCGTTGATAAAACTTTCCTTAGTTTCTGCAGGATTGTCTATAAATACTTGTCCTTTATCATGATGCTTTTTTATCAAAACGTCTACATTAATACCAACTAATATTCTGATGTTGGGTATTTTGTCTAGAAACGCTCTCACTTTAAAATACCCTGATGCGCGAAAATATCCTACCAAGGCGTCAAAATGTCTTAAACTATCAATATTAGAAAAAACTCCTTCAAATTTTTTTAGTAAACTGTTGTCATCTTGATTGGTAAAGAATTTAGTTGGCATATAAATTTTTCAATAAATATTTGTTGGTTATAAAATCAAAGTTATAGTTTTCTTTAGGTTTTAAGGTAAGAGTATTTTCCGAGATTGTGGCTCACATTGGGGAGATTTCGGCTTAAGGCCTCAGTGCTAATAACATGAACAAGATAACACAGGAACGCGGTTGTATAAATCTGGTAAATACTTCTAAATAATTTTCCGAATTTGACATTCTTCATGCAGTTAGAAAGATTAGAGAGGGCTATTAAATAAAAGAAGGGGGTACATTTATGGGGGTTGCAAGTCCAATATTAGTTTTATAGCTTTGGTTTTATACACTTGATCTTAGTTGGCTACATGTCTGTGATTTTCGAAAGAATATTTATGAACCTACGGTCAAAGTATACAGACCATCACCAAATTATAACTACGCTCCATGTACATTTCGAAAATTATCATCGAAGGATTCAGAAACTTCCCAAAAAACACAATCGAATTTAACGATGGTGTAAATGTAATCATCGGTCATAACAATGCCGGTAAGACCAGCCTTCTTAAGGCTATAGGCTTATTAATCGATCAAAATATTCCGAAAAGACTGGAAATTGATGACTTTTCGAAAAGTGCCACGTTGCTTGAGTTACAAACTCGACCACCTTTAGTTTCTATATCACTTGTTATTGATCAAAGCATAGGAGAAGATCTCTTAAGTGATGATCTTGTCACAGTTGCCGACTGGTTGGTAAAGCTTGACGAACCTTATCAAGCATTGCTAACTTATAAATTTTCACTCCCATTTGAGCGCCATGCTGATTACATGCTTGCTCTTTCAGGCTGTAATACTAAAACTGAGGCATGGCTAACCATCAAGCACGATTTTCTGAGGTTCTATGTTAATAAGCTTTATGGTGGCGATCCTGACTTGAAGGCTGTAGCTGATAGTGCTTCACTACAAAAATTCGATTTTCAATTTCTAAACGCAATCCGTGACGTAGAGCGAGATATGTTTACTGGAAAAAACACCATGTTACGGGATGTTCTTGATTTTTTTATGGATTACGAAATCAAATCGGAAGACGAGACAATAAAAAATAAAGCAACTAAGCAGAGTGAGATCAAAGGATTGAAAGCTGACTTTACTACTAAAGCTGGTGAATTAATTACAGAACTACAAACTAGAATGCGGGCAGGCAAGGAGCATATTCTTTCCTATGCTACGCAAACAGGGGCTACTTTCAATAACGCATTGCCCGATTTTGACGGCACAATTTCAGATGTAGAAATGTACTCTGCATTGAAACTTATTATCGGATACGATGCTTTAGATATTAAAATCCCTGCTACACATAATGGTTTGGGATATAATAATTTGATTTTTATGTCTCTACTTCTTGCAAAAATGCAGGTCAATGCAGATGGCAATTACCTAGGAAGCAACGCCAAAGTCTTTCCTGTATTAGCTATTGAAGAGCCCGAGGCCCACCTCCATCCGTCTATGCAATATAAATTTCTCAAATTTTTAAAGGAGAATAAAAGTCAGCGAAAAGTACGACAGGTATTTGTTACCACCCACTCCACGCAAATTACATCGGCTGTATCTCTTGACGAAATAATCTGCCTGCATAATGAAAAGGGAGTAATCAGCGCTGGGTATCCAGGAAAAGTCTTTCCTGCCACACCGAAAGGAGAAGAAGCAAAAGCTTATGTACAGCGTTTTTTGGATGCAACAAGATCAGACATGCTTTTCGCACAGAAAATTATTTTGGTCGAAGGACTTGCTGAAGAACTTCTGATGCCGACCTTGGCAAAATATTGTGGCAGGCAACTGGATGATCACCACATTGCCATTGTTCCCGTTGGAGGTCGTTTTTTTGACCATTTTTTATATCTTTTCGACACAACAAATCCATACGCTATTCCGAAAAAAGTAGTGTGTTTAAAGGACAGAGATCCAGAAAGGAAGGAGGCAACGGAAATTCACTTTGGCAGTTGCTATCCATATACTTACGGACAGTCTCCTACACTCTATACTTACAAGGAACACCTTACCTCCAAAATGGTTAAGTATGCGTCACATGGCAACATTAGGTTCTTCGGTCAAAATCATCCGAAGGGAAAAACTTTTGAATACGAACTTTGCTTATCCAATTTAAATTCAGATATACTGCTCACTAATTCCATTTCAAATCAGGGAGAGCTTAAAGATCTTCTAGATTTTTATTCGGCAGGCAGACCTTTGGCTGACCTGTTAGGACGTTTAGGGAAAAGTGGCTCGAATACTGACCTCAAAGACTCGATTAATGCGCTTAACGATCCGACATGGAGTGAAGAAGATAAAAAGAAGGCTGTTATCGCAACCCGATATCTAAAATCGGTTGGGAAGGGAGAAAACGCATTGGAATTGGCTAATTCACTAGAGGCCAATCTAAAACTTCCACCAACAGCACCAAGTAATTCCATAGAGGGACAAGTTGTAAATCTGAGGCAGTCCTTTCATGTCCCTTACTACATCAAGAAATCAATTGTGTGGATATGCAAATAAAGACAATTACTTCAGATGACCTTATAGATATTGAACAGCCTTTTAAAGTGGCGGCTGGTCCTGGTGCAGGTAAAACTCATTGGCTTGTCAATCACATCAGGCAGGTATTGACTCATTCTAAGCGACTAGGGTGTTATCGAAAGATAGCGTGTATTACTTACACAAATACAGCTGTTAATACTATTATGGGAAGACTAAACTTTGCAGTGGACAGAGTAGAAATATCAACCATTCA comes from the Pedobacter sp. FW305-3-2-15-E-R2A2 genome and includes:
- a CDS encoding helicase-related protein; this translates as MPTKFFTNQDDNSLLKKFEGVFSNIDSLRHFDALVGYFRASGYFKVRAFLDKIPNIRILVGINVDVLIKKHHDKGQVFIDNPAETKESFINELVKNIQDANYDEITENGIIQFIQDLIDGKIELRAHPSKKIHAKVYIFRPEKFNEYTACEVITGSSNLTDAGLGAHPESNYEFNVALRDYGDVKFATDEFNRLWIESVPILHADAEAIKKKTYLKDDFTPFELYIKMLIEYFGKRVEYDPYNIDLLLPEKFMRLKYQSDAANQGYAIMMKHNGFILADVVGLGKTIIACMVIKKFIYENGTHTRVLIVLPPALEANWRRTAEDFQIKNHFEFITLGSLNRILNEEDYTYSTADKFDLVIVDESHKFRNDYTEMYIALQQICKKPRIRPSENGDNRKKVILISATPLNNRPQDIENQLYLFQDKRNSTLENIRNLQDYFKPLNEQYKKLASEKKLNIKKLKEVFQKLRDDIIEPLVIRRTRTDIENDPAYKEDLDSQGIIFPTLGDPIAIEYELDGSLATLFNDTVSLITGLDEHGNERSGLGYYRYRAIEFLIDEDDRNVFGNVKSISGRLSAIMKTLLVKRLESSFYAFTQSISRFQTAINNMISMFENDRIFIAPSLDINKLLEEGYSYDDIEAKIIAANEKKGGNNKEFSSSAFDEKFFSNLLMDKERVDDLVNRWSKIDKDPKLDRFLKSVKNIFFQKGKNQSGKLVIFTESKETAEKLTDHLIANFSYKILAVNAGNRKTADNVLRLNFDANLEEEKWKNDYDIVITTEVLAEGINLHRSNTIVNYDVPWNATRLMQRIGRVNRIGSRAKQIFVYNFYPSAHGDDQIKLVNNALRKLQSFHTAFGEDNKIFSLLEEKGDSALFGNHIVKEQNEILEYLTELREFKKKFPKRFNEINEIPNKARCGRTAERKVNLTDDEGSPYQLETKNSSLMYLKSENHPGIFCLVIESIPGKELSFLQAVKLYKAHEKERAIVLPRFHHEQTLQGLEFFKSEKNQENLKSISRKNLNPIENKAISNINALLKYAPTEQKRLSMQKILDIIKKGTYGSKGLPKSINDFFSANAVLLKEPVKMTDKLFFEVLDKYNVSPLNDEQNKELESSSIINPIIVLTQSFI
- a CDS encoding AAA family ATPase, with the protein product MYISKIIIEGFRNFPKNTIEFNDGVNVIIGHNNAGKTSLLKAIGLLIDQNIPKRLEIDDFSKSATLLELQTRPPLVSISLVIDQSIGEDLLSDDLVTVADWLVKLDEPYQALLTYKFSLPFERHADYMLALSGCNTKTEAWLTIKHDFLRFYVNKLYGGDPDLKAVADSASLQKFDFQFLNAIRDVERDMFTGKNTMLRDVLDFFMDYEIKSEDETIKNKATKQSEIKGLKADFTTKAGELITELQTRMRAGKEHILSYATQTGATFNNALPDFDGTISDVEMYSALKLIIGYDALDIKIPATHNGLGYNNLIFMSLLLAKMQVNADGNYLGSNAKVFPVLAIEEPEAHLHPSMQYKFLKFLKENKSQRKVRQVFVTTHSTQITSAVSLDEIICLHNEKGVISAGYPGKVFPATPKGEEAKAYVQRFLDATRSDMLFAQKIILVEGLAEELLMPTLAKYCGRQLDDHHIAIVPVGGRFFDHFLYLFDTTNPYAIPKKVVCLKDRDPERKEATEIHFGSCYPYTYGQSPTLYTYKEHLTSKMVKYASHGNIRFFGQNHPKGKTFEYELCLSNLNSDILLTNSISNQGELKDLLDFYSAGRPLADLLGRLGKSGSNTDLKDSINALNDPTWSEEDKKKAVIATRYLKSVGKGENALELANSLEANLKLPPTAPSNSIEGQVVNLRQSFHVPYYIKKSIVWICK